One Lactobacillus sp. CBA3606 DNA segment encodes these proteins:
- a CDS encoding NADPH-dependent FMN reductase — MKIVALVGSVRQASYNQKLAEYVQKRYADQLTVTIPALKTLPFYDQDIELTAPASVQTLKQAVLAADGVIFVTPEYNHSISGVLENAIDWLSRVEHPLKNKPVMILGATMGPLGTVRAQGHLRQILDSPGVAARVLPGDEFLLGLVQTKFDAAGQLIDQPTIDWLDHCVQDYLEFVQQSRPITAQ, encoded by the coding sequence ATGAAAATTGTTGCCCTGGTGGGGAGTGTTCGGCAAGCCTCATATAATCAAAAACTAGCTGAATACGTGCAAAAACGCTATGCTGATCAACTAACTGTGACGATTCCAGCCCTCAAGACCTTACCGTTTTATGATCAAGATATTGAGCTAACTGCGCCCGCAAGTGTCCAAACTTTAAAACAGGCGGTATTAGCGGCAGATGGGGTTATTTTTGTCACGCCGGAATATAATCATAGTATTTCCGGCGTTTTAGAAAATGCCATTGATTGGTTGTCGCGCGTCGAACATCCATTGAAGAATAAGCCGGTAATGATTCTTGGTGCGACAATGGGGCCATTAGGGACCGTGCGTGCCCAAGGTCACTTGCGACAAATTCTGGATTCACCAGGCGTGGCAGCCCGAGTTTTACCGGGCGACGAATTTTTATTAGGCCTCGTTCAAACTAAATTCGATGCTGCCGGTCAACTGATCGATCAACCAACGATTGATTGGTTGGATCATTGTGTGCAGGACTATCTTGAGTTTGTGCAACAGTCACGGCCAATCACTGCGCAATAA
- a CDS encoding PLD nuclease N-terminal domain-containing protein, translated as MGKNWHKKRQLSRHGRQQIAPFVAFELVATSIAMIDIIRAKSVRRGHKLGWLVLTLVQPIGPWLYFKFGQTKG; from the coding sequence ATGGGTAAAAATTGGCACAAAAAGCGTCAGTTATCACGGCACGGCCGGCAACAAATCGCGCCCTTTGTGGCATTCGAGTTGGTTGCGACCAGTATCGCAATGATTGATATTATCCGAGCTAAATCAGTGCGTCGGGGGCATAAGCTGGGATGGTTAGTGTTAACATTGGTTCAGCCAATTGGACCTTGGCTATATTTTAAATTTGGTCAAACTAAAGGGTAA
- a CDS encoding Fur family transcriptional regulator gives MAADMLTQALQQLKDHKIRVTPQRQIILTYLVTHHNHPSVETIYQALAAQLPNLSLATVYNTLKLFVDLGLVIELQNGDAGTHYDFFGRPHYHVVCENCGKITDVFEPDLSLVETKAAKISGYLVTGHNMEVYGLCPDCQKQLNVTKVADLKRLHLKDDAD, from the coding sequence ATGGCAGCGGATATGTTAACGCAAGCCTTACAACAATTAAAAGATCATAAAATCCGGGTAACCCCGCAACGTCAGATAATTTTGACTTATTTAGTGACCCATCACAATCATCCTTCTGTAGAAACAATTTATCAGGCCTTGGCCGCACAGCTACCTAATTTAAGTCTAGCAACGGTTTATAACACGCTCAAGCTCTTTGTCGATTTAGGCCTAGTGATTGAATTACAAAATGGGGATGCCGGTACCCATTACGACTTTTTTGGGCGGCCTCATTATCATGTTGTTTGCGAAAATTGCGGTAAAATTACCGACGTCTTTGAACCTGATTTGAGTCTGGTTGAAACCAAAGCCGCCAAAATTTCGGGCTATCTAGTTACTGGTCACAATATGGAAGTCTACGGCCTTTGCCCCGATTGTCAAAAGCAACTCAACGTCACGAAAGTTGCGGATTTAAAACGCCTGCACTTAAAAGATGACGCTGACTAA